A window from Micromonospora terminaliae encodes these proteins:
- a CDS encoding glycogen debranching N-terminal domain-containing protein — protein sequence MSERHLQPLLHDLVGVVHAPTSALGDAAGQIRPHGVQGVFHADARVLSRAELRLDDREPEALTRGPAGPHGARFVALARWLGDPTPDPTVRVERTRQAGPHGVTEELVVTSTATDPVRTTVSVDLGCDLAPIELVKSGGSGAPLEAKAGEPGRVQWAAEGLTVTVTGEAAIVDATADRATAPRLSWPVTLAPGESATLRWRLAVTDPKAVVTAAPPGPGWSEPAVRADDRRLVRLLDRSLADLRGLRLAEPAHPEDVFLGAGVPWFLTLFGRDSLWAARMMLPLGTDLAAGTLRVLARRQGTRVDPATGEAPGKILHELRRHEFALSGNGLRLPPAYYGTVDATMLWVGLLHDAWRWGLAPDQVEPLLPHLEAALGWLGEHADADGDGFVEYVDTTGHGLANQGWKDSGDAVRFRDGRLAQPPIVLAEVQGYAYQAAVNGADLLEAFGRPGADRWRSYADRLAARFRGAFWVEGPHGPQPALALDRDKRPVDSLTSNIGHLLGTGLLSDAESAQVAALLSTEALAGGFGLRTMSTDDAGFSPLSYHCGSIWAHDTAIVLGGLARAGHRAAALRLADGLLAAAEAFDYRLPELYGGDDRALLGRPAPYPAACHPQAWSAAAAVLLLQAGLGVYPDVPAGRVDLRPLAGPELGALTAEGLRIAGTQVKVTVDHTGQATVTNLPTGLKIPTPRRPINPTHSPA from the coding sequence TTGTCCGAACGCCACCTGCAACCGCTGCTGCACGACCTGGTCGGCGTGGTGCACGCCCCCACCAGCGCGCTGGGCGACGCGGCGGGACAGATCCGGCCGCACGGCGTCCAGGGCGTCTTCCACGCCGACGCCCGGGTGCTCTCCCGCGCCGAGCTACGCCTCGACGACCGGGAACCGGAGGCGCTGACCCGCGGGCCCGCCGGGCCGCACGGCGCCCGCTTCGTCGCCCTGGCCCGCTGGCTCGGCGACCCCACACCCGACCCGACCGTCCGGGTCGAGCGCACCCGGCAGGCCGGCCCGCACGGCGTCACCGAGGAACTCGTGGTCACGTCCACCGCCACCGACCCGGTCCGTACCACCGTCAGCGTCGACCTCGGCTGCGACCTCGCCCCCATCGAGCTGGTCAAGTCCGGCGGGAGCGGCGCTCCCTTGGAGGCGAAGGCCGGCGAGCCGGGCCGGGTCCAGTGGGCCGCCGAGGGGCTCACGGTGACCGTGACCGGCGAGGCGGCCATCGTGGACGCCACCGCCGACCGGGCCACCGCACCCCGGCTGAGCTGGCCCGTCACGCTCGCTCCCGGCGAGTCCGCGACGCTGCGCTGGCGGCTGGCCGTCACCGACCCGAAGGCCGTGGTGACCGCCGCCCCACCCGGCCCCGGCTGGTCCGAGCCGGCCGTACGCGCCGACGACCGCCGCCTCGTCCGGCTCCTCGACCGATCCCTGGCCGACCTGCGCGGGCTGCGGCTGGCCGAGCCGGCCCACCCGGAGGACGTCTTCCTCGGCGCCGGCGTGCCCTGGTTCCTCACCCTCTTCGGCCGGGACAGCCTCTGGGCCGCCCGGATGATGCTGCCGCTCGGCACCGACCTGGCGGCCGGCACCCTGCGCGTGCTGGCCCGCCGGCAGGGCACCCGGGTCGACCCCGCCACCGGCGAGGCCCCCGGCAAGATCCTGCACGAGCTGCGCCGGCACGAGTTCGCCCTGTCCGGCAACGGGCTGCGGCTGCCGCCCGCCTACTACGGCACGGTCGACGCCACCATGCTCTGGGTCGGCCTGCTGCATGACGCCTGGCGCTGGGGGCTCGCCCCCGACCAGGTCGAGCCGCTGCTCCCCCACCTGGAGGCGGCGCTCGGCTGGCTCGGCGAGCATGCCGACGCCGACGGCGACGGCTTCGTCGAGTACGTCGACACCACCGGCCACGGCCTGGCCAACCAGGGCTGGAAGGACTCCGGTGACGCGGTGCGCTTCCGGGACGGCCGCCTCGCGCAGCCGCCCATCGTGCTGGCCGAGGTGCAGGGGTATGCGTACCAGGCCGCCGTGAACGGGGCCGACCTGCTGGAAGCCTTCGGCCGCCCCGGCGCCGACCGCTGGCGCTCCTACGCCGACCGGCTCGCCGCCCGCTTCCGCGGCGCGTTCTGGGTCGAGGGCCCGCACGGCCCGCAGCCCGCCCTGGCCCTCGACCGGGACAAGCGCCCGGTGGACTCGCTGACCAGCAACATCGGCCACCTGCTCGGCACCGGGCTGCTGTCGGACGCCGAGTCGGCCCAGGTCGCCGCCCTGCTCTCGACCGAGGCCCTGGCGGGCGGCTTCGGGCTGCGCACCATGTCCACCGATGACGCCGGGTTCAGCCCGCTGTCCTACCACTGCGGGTCGATTTGGGCACACGACACCGCGATCGTGCTGGGCGGGCTGGCCCGGGCCGGGCACCGGGCGGCGGCGCTCCGGCTGGCCGACGGCCTGCTGGCGGCCGCCGAGGCGTTCGACTACCGCCTCCCCGAGCTGTACGGCGGGGACGACCGGGCGCTGCTCGGCCGGCCGGCGCCGTACCCGGCGGCGTGCCACCCGCAGGCCTGGTCGGCGGCGGCGGCCGTGCTGCTCCTCCAGGCCGGCCTCGGCGTCTACCCCGACGTGCCGGCCGGCCGCGTCGACCTCCGCCCCCTGGCCGGCCCCGAACTGGGCGCCCTGACCGCCGAGGGCCTGCGAATCGCCGGCACGCAGGTCAAGGTCACGGTCGACCACACCGGCCAGGCCACCGTTACCAACCTCCCGACGGGCCTGAAGATCCCCACCCCCCGCCGACCCATAAACCCAACCCACTCCCCCGCCTGA
- a CDS encoding bifunctional riboflavin kinase/FAD synthetase, whose amino-acid sequence MQRWRGYEAAPGGWGRSVVTIGVFDGVHKGHQATIGHAVARARELGVKSVVVTFDPHPAEVVRPGSHPAVLTEPARKAELIEALGADVLCVVPFTPEFSRLPAEAFVHDILVEHLHAALVVVGDNFRFGHRAAGDVALLERLGRTFGFGVEGAPLVAEAGTVFSSTYIRSCVDAGDVAAAAAALGRPHRVEGVVVRGDQRGRELGYPTANLLTHRYAAVPADGVYAARLVRRGGEPLAAAVSIGTNPTFSGRERRVEAYALDFTGDLYGERLALDFVAHLREQRTYDAIEPLVAQIAEDVERTRRAVG is encoded by the coding sequence ATGCAGCGGTGGCGGGGGTACGAGGCGGCGCCCGGCGGCTGGGGGCGGTCGGTGGTCACCATCGGCGTCTTCGACGGCGTGCACAAGGGGCACCAGGCCACCATCGGCCACGCCGTGGCGCGCGCCCGTGAGCTGGGCGTCAAGTCGGTGGTGGTGACGTTCGACCCGCACCCGGCCGAGGTGGTGCGCCCCGGCTCGCACCCGGCCGTGCTCACCGAGCCGGCCCGCAAGGCGGAGCTCATCGAGGCGCTCGGCGCCGACGTGCTCTGCGTGGTGCCGTTCACCCCGGAGTTCTCCCGGCTGCCGGCCGAGGCGTTCGTGCACGACATCCTCGTCGAGCACCTGCACGCCGCGCTGGTGGTGGTCGGCGACAACTTCCGGTTCGGGCACCGGGCGGCCGGCGACGTGGCGCTGCTGGAGCGGCTGGGCCGCACGTTCGGCTTCGGGGTCGAGGGCGCCCCGCTGGTCGCCGAGGCGGGCACGGTCTTCTCCTCCACGTACATCCGCTCCTGCGTCGACGCGGGCGACGTGGCCGCGGCGGCCGCCGCGCTGGGCCGGCCGCACCGGGTCGAGGGTGTGGTGGTCCGCGGTGACCAGCGCGGGCGGGAGCTGGGCTACCCGACCGCCAACCTGCTGACCCACCGGTACGCGGCGGTCCCCGCCGACGGGGTGTACGCGGCCCGGCTGGTGCGCCGGGGCGGGGAGCCCCTGGCGGCGGCGGTCTCCATCGGCACCAACCCGACCTTCTCGGGCCGGGAGCGCCGGGTGGAGGCGTACGCGCTGGACTTCACCGGCGACCTGTACGGCGAGCGGCTGGCCCTGGACTTCGTGGCGCACCTGCGCGAACAACGGACGTACGACGCGATCGAGCCCTTGGTGGCACAGATCGCCGAGGACGTGGAGCGGACCCGCCGGGCGGTCGGCTGA
- a CDS encoding M16 family metallopeptidase: MSRTRRSSFPAARRGVPSPGLARAASGTARAVTRTLSDDPLGGTVRRTVLPSGLRVLTEAIPAMRSVSFGIWVAVGSRDETGPQAGAAHFLEHLLFKGTNKRSALEISSEIEAVGGETNAFTTKEYTCYYARVLDEDLPLAIDVMCDLVADSVLAPADVETERGVILEEIAMHDDEPGDEVHDLFARAVYGDHPLGRLISGTEETVTPMTRRQIQSFYRRRYTAPQIVIAAAGNLDHAAVVKLVRQALRGTPLDTDAAAPAAHRPATPAVRTKPAATLVEPKETEQAHVILGCPGIDRTDERRFALGVLNNVLGGGMSSRLFQEIREQRGLAYSVYSYASQYADSGLFAVYAGCAPGKVDEVLDLTRAELQRVAATGITEAELARGKGMSKGSFVLGLEDTGSRMSRLAKGELLYGNLMPVDELLARVDAVTLDDVNGLAADLLARPMSLAVVGPFDESAFAAR; the protein is encoded by the coding sequence GTGAGTCGGACCCGTCGTTCGTCCTTCCCGGCGGCTCGACGGGGGGTGCCGTCGCCCGGGCTCGCGCGCGCCGCGAGCGGGACGGCCCGGGCGGTCACCCGTACGCTCAGCGACGACCCGCTGGGCGGCACCGTCCGCCGCACCGTGCTGCCCAGCGGCCTGCGCGTGCTCACCGAGGCGATCCCGGCGATGCGCAGCGTCTCGTTCGGCATCTGGGTGGCGGTCGGGTCCCGCGACGAGACCGGGCCGCAGGCCGGCGCCGCGCACTTCCTGGAGCACCTGCTCTTCAAGGGCACCAACAAGCGCAGCGCGCTGGAGATCTCCTCCGAGATCGAGGCGGTGGGCGGCGAGACCAACGCCTTCACCACGAAGGAATACACCTGCTACTACGCCCGGGTGCTCGACGAGGACCTGCCGCTGGCCATCGACGTCATGTGCGACCTGGTCGCCGACTCGGTGCTGGCCCCCGCCGACGTGGAGACCGAGCGCGGGGTCATCCTCGAAGAGATCGCCATGCACGACGACGAGCCCGGCGACGAGGTGCACGACCTCTTCGCCCGCGCCGTCTACGGCGACCACCCCCTCGGCCGGCTCATCTCCGGCACCGAGGAGACGGTCACCCCGATGACCCGGCGGCAGATCCAGAGCTTCTACCGCCGCCGCTACACCGCGCCGCAGATCGTCATCGCGGCCGCCGGCAACCTCGACCACGCCGCCGTGGTCAAGCTGGTCCGCCAGGCGCTGCGCGGCACCCCGCTGGACACCGACGCGGCCGCGCCGGCCGCGCACCGGCCGGCCACCCCCGCGGTACGCACGAAGCCGGCCGCCACCCTGGTCGAGCCGAAGGAGACCGAGCAGGCGCACGTCATCCTCGGCTGCCCCGGCATCGACCGCACCGACGAGCGGCGCTTCGCCCTCGGGGTGCTCAACAACGTGCTCGGGGGCGGCATGTCCAGCCGGCTGTTCCAGGAGATCCGCGAGCAGCGCGGCCTGGCCTACTCGGTCTACTCCTACGCCAGCCAGTACGCCGACAGCGGCCTGTTCGCCGTCTACGCCGGCTGCGCCCCGGGCAAGGTGGACGAGGTGCTGGACCTGACCCGCGCGGAACTGCAGCGGGTGGCCGCCACCGGGATCACGGAGGCCGAGCTGGCCCGGGGCAAGGGGATGAGCAAGGGCTCCTTCGTCCTCGGCCTGGAGGACACCGGCTCCCGGATGAGCCGGCTGGCCAAGGGCGAGCTGCTCTACGGCAACCTCATGCCGGTCGACGAGCTGCTGGCCCGGGTCGACGCCGTGACGCTGGACGACGTCAACGGCCTCGCCGCCGACCTGCTCGCCCGGCCGATGTCCCTGGCCGTGGTCGGTCCGTTCGACGAGTCCGCCTTCGCCGCCCGCTGA
- a CDS encoding helix-turn-helix domain-containing protein: protein MTQTDGLTGLLDWLQEALDDPETGPASLAARAHLSRFHFERLVAAATGEPPGALRRRLLLERAAHRLTTSDRTVLDVAVEAGYGSHEAFTRAFQRSYGVAPTALRRRPPLTFRELELPCPSGVHFQPPGGLRLPAARQETPMNVLQHLVDHHVQTLTAIIERAATLDDEVLDRPVSVSVETIDEQPTLRSLINAMVTQEEHWLSALRGGEWPDESDQSVAGLAARHAVAGRDWRAFVARTLAAGTLADTFVDTTCTPPTTHSLGGTIGHVITFAAVRRTLAIGALHTAGITDLGAGDPRPYLDAAATAPAG, encoded by the coding sequence ATGACCCAGACGGACGGACTCACCGGCCTCCTCGACTGGCTCCAGGAAGCACTGGACGACCCGGAGACCGGACCGGCGAGCCTGGCCGCCCGGGCCCACCTGTCCCGGTTCCACTTCGAACGGCTGGTCGCCGCGGCCACCGGGGAACCGCCGGGCGCGCTGCGCCGCCGCCTGCTCCTGGAGCGCGCCGCGCACCGGCTCACCACCAGCGACCGGACCGTCCTCGACGTCGCCGTCGAGGCCGGGTACGGCTCGCACGAGGCGTTCACCCGCGCCTTCCAACGGTCCTACGGCGTCGCTCCGACCGCGCTGCGACGGCGCCCGCCGCTGACCTTCCGCGAGCTGGAGCTGCCCTGCCCCAGCGGCGTCCACTTCCAACCGCCCGGCGGCCTGCGGCTGCCGGCGGCACGTCAGGAGACTCCCATGAACGTTCTCCAGCACCTGGTCGACCACCACGTGCAGACCCTCACGGCGATCATCGAGCGCGCCGCCACCCTCGACGACGAGGTGCTCGACCGGCCCGTCTCGGTGTCCGTGGAGACCATCGACGAGCAGCCGACGCTCCGTTCGCTGATCAACGCCATGGTCACGCAGGAGGAGCACTGGCTCTCGGCGCTGCGCGGCGGCGAGTGGCCCGACGAGAGCGACCAGTCGGTGGCCGGCCTGGCCGCCCGGCACGCCGTCGCCGGCCGCGACTGGCGGGCCTTCGTGGCTCGGACGCTCGCCGCCGGCACCCTGGCGGACACCTTCGTCGACACCACCTGCACGCCGCCGACGACGCACAGCCTGGGCGGCACCATCGGCCACGTGATCACCTTTGCGGCCGTGCGCCGCACCCTGGCCATCGGCGCCCTGCACACCGCCGGCATCACCGATCTCGGCGCCGGCGACCCGCGCCCGTACCTGGACGCGGCGGCGACCGCACCGGCCGGCTGA
- a CDS encoding GNAT family N-acetyltransferase, with protein MIDSGLRDRAGRRVTLRPVDDDNWRAVADVAPRDDQRTFVPALAARYLLLTMRADVWTSLAVYADETVVGHVMWGVDDDASRWIGGMVIDAAEQDRGIGRAAVKTLTDWLAKAGQPIRLSYHPDNTPAAALYTSLGFRPTGAMEDDELIAELTPA; from the coding sequence ATGATCGATTCCGGGCTGCGTGACCGCGCCGGCCGCCGGGTGACCCTGCGGCCGGTGGACGACGACAACTGGCGGGCGGTGGCCGACGTCGCGCCCCGCGACGACCAGCGCACCTTCGTGCCGGCGCTGGCGGCCCGCTACCTGCTGCTGACCATGCGCGCGGACGTCTGGACCTCGCTCGCCGTGTACGCGGACGAGACGGTGGTCGGGCACGTCATGTGGGGCGTGGACGACGACGCCTCCCGCTGGATCGGCGGCATGGTGATCGACGCCGCCGAACAGGACCGCGGCATCGGCCGCGCCGCGGTGAAGACCCTCACCGACTGGCTGGCCAAGGCGGGACAGCCCATCCGCCTGAGCTACCACCCCGACAACACCCCCGCGGCGGCCCTCTACACCTCCCTGGGCTTCCGCCCGACAGGCGCGATGGAGGACGACGAACTGATCGCCGAACTGACCCCGGCCTGA
- the dapB gene encoding 4-hydroxy-tetrahydrodipicolinate reductase — MTDEREKTPVRVGVLGARGRMGMEVCMAVDAAGDLDLAATIDQGDGLSAAAGADVVVDFTTPDVVMDNLRWCIDQGIHAVVGTTGFTEERLDQVRGWLAGKPGVGVVIAPNFGIGAVLMMQFAARAARHFESVEIIEQHHPRKLDAPSGTATHTARLIAQARADAGLGPTPDATKDEVAGARGADIDGVRVHAVRATGLVAHQEVLFGTTGETLTIRHDSYDRASFMPGVLLAVREVGRRPGLTVGLDALLD; from the coding sequence GTGACTGACGAGCGGGAGAAGACCCCGGTCCGGGTCGGCGTCCTGGGCGCCCGGGGCCGGATGGGCATGGAGGTCTGCATGGCCGTCGACGCGGCCGGCGACCTCGACCTGGCGGCGACCATCGACCAGGGCGACGGCCTGTCCGCCGCCGCCGGCGCCGACGTGGTCGTCGACTTCACCACCCCCGACGTCGTCATGGACAACCTGCGCTGGTGCATCGACCAGGGCATCCACGCCGTCGTCGGCACCACCGGCTTCACCGAGGAGCGCCTCGACCAGGTGCGGGGCTGGCTGGCCGGCAAGCCCGGCGTGGGCGTGGTGATCGCCCCCAACTTCGGCATCGGCGCGGTGCTCATGATGCAGTTCGCCGCCCGCGCCGCCCGGCACTTCGAGTCGGTCGAGATCATCGAGCAGCACCACCCGCGCAAGCTGGACGCGCCCAGCGGCACCGCCACCCACACGGCGCGGCTCATCGCGCAGGCCCGCGCCGACGCCGGGCTCGGCCCCACCCCGGACGCCACGAAGGACGAGGTGGCCGGCGCCCGCGGCGCCGACATCGACGGGGTACGCGTCCACGCCGTCCGCGCCACCGGCCTGGTCGCCCACCAGGAGGTGCTGTTCGGCACCACCGGCGAGACGCTGACCATCCGCCACGACTCGTACGACCGGGCCTCGTTCATGCCGGGCGTGCTCCTGGCCGTGCGCGAGGTCGGCCGCCGGCCGGGGCTCACCGTGGGCCTGGACGCCCTGCTCGACTGA
- a CDS encoding polyribonucleotide nucleotidyltransferase produces the protein MTETNLGTESRTAVIDNGSFGTREITFSTGRLARQAAGSVIAQLGETVVLSATTAGKQPREQFDFFPLTVDVEERMYAAGRIPGSFFRREGRPSEDAILTCRLIDRPLRPSFVKGLRNEVQVVETVLALDPQHPYDVVAINAASMSTKLSGLPFSGPIGATRVAHVDGQWVAFPTLEELARATFDMVVAGRALPDGDVAIMMVEAEATPNAVALISDGATAPTEEIVASGLEAAKPAIRELCRAQSELAEVAAKPVAEFPVFLDYQDDAYEAVAEVARAEVAEALKIAGKADREEALDRIKAKVAEELGGRFEGREKELSAAFRSLTKSEVRNRVLREQVRIDGRGPRDIRPLTAEVGVLPRVHGSALFERGETQILGVTTLNMLRMEQMVDTLSPENRKRYMHNYNFPPYSTGETGRVGSPKRREIGHGALAERALIPVLPSREEFPYAIRQVSEALGSNGSTSMGSVCASTLGLLSAGVPLKAPVAGIAMGLISDEVDGKTQYVTLTDILGAEDAFGDMDFKVAGTREFVTALQLDTKLDGIPSDVLAAALQQAYEARQTILDVMQRAIEAPAEMSDYAPRVTTVKIPVDKIGMVIGPKGQTINAIQDETGAEISIEDDGTIYVGATNGPSAQAAVERINAIANPTLPKVGDRFLGTVVKTAAFGAFISLLPGRDGLLHISKVGDGKRVEKVEDFLNVGDKVEVEIADIDARGKIYLDKVRPEGAEAPAAAEAEGGERPAGRDRGGDRGPRDRGDRERGGDRGGRGPERGEGGEGGGESRPRRRTRHS, from the coding sequence ATGACCGAGACCAACCTCGGCACCGAATCCCGCACCGCGGTGATCGACAACGGGTCCTTCGGCACCCGCGAGATCACCTTCTCCACCGGCCGGCTGGCCCGTCAGGCCGCCGGCTCCGTCATCGCCCAGCTCGGCGAGACGGTCGTCCTCTCCGCCACCACCGCCGGCAAGCAGCCCCGGGAGCAGTTCGACTTCTTCCCGCTGACCGTCGACGTCGAGGAGCGGATGTACGCCGCGGGCCGCATCCCCGGCTCGTTCTTCCGCCGCGAGGGCCGGCCCAGCGAGGACGCCATCCTCACCTGCCGGCTGATCGACCGGCCGCTGCGCCCGTCGTTCGTGAAGGGCCTGCGCAACGAGGTCCAGGTCGTCGAGACCGTGCTGGCCCTCGACCCGCAGCACCCGTACGACGTGGTGGCCATCAACGCCGCCTCGATGTCGACCAAGCTCTCCGGCCTGCCGTTCTCCGGCCCGATCGGCGCGACCCGCGTCGCGCACGTCGACGGCCAGTGGGTCGCCTTCCCGACCCTGGAGGAGCTGGCCCGGGCCACCTTCGACATGGTCGTGGCCGGCCGGGCGCTGCCGGACGGCGACGTCGCGATCATGATGGTCGAGGCCGAGGCGACGCCGAACGCCGTGGCCCTGATCTCGGACGGCGCCACCGCGCCGACCGAGGAGATCGTGGCCAGCGGCCTGGAGGCCGCCAAGCCGGCGATCCGCGAGCTGTGCCGCGCGCAGAGCGAGCTGGCCGAGGTGGCCGCCAAGCCGGTCGCCGAGTTCCCGGTCTTCCTGGACTACCAGGACGACGCGTACGAGGCCGTGGCCGAGGTGGCCCGCGCCGAGGTCGCCGAGGCCCTCAAGATCGCCGGCAAGGCGGACCGCGAGGAGGCCCTGGACCGGATCAAGGCCAAGGTCGCCGAGGAGCTCGGCGGTCGGTTCGAGGGCCGCGAGAAGGAGCTTTCCGCCGCCTTCCGGTCGCTGACCAAGTCCGAGGTCCGCAACCGGGTGCTGCGCGAGCAGGTCCGCATCGACGGCCGCGGCCCGCGGGACATCCGCCCGCTGACCGCCGAGGTCGGCGTGCTGCCGCGGGTGCACGGCTCGGCGCTGTTCGAGCGGGGCGAGACCCAGATCCTGGGCGTCACCACGCTGAACATGCTGCGCATGGAGCAGATGGTGGACACGCTGTCCCCGGAGAACCGCAAGCGCTACATGCACAACTACAACTTCCCGCCGTACTCGACCGGTGAGACCGGCCGGGTCGGCTCGCCGAAGCGGCGTGAGATCGGCCACGGCGCTCTCGCCGAGCGCGCGCTGATCCCGGTGCTGCCGTCGCGCGAGGAGTTCCCGTACGCCATCCGGCAGGTCTCCGAGGCGCTCGGCTCCAACGGCTCCACCTCGATGGGCTCGGTCTGCGCCTCGACGCTGGGCCTGCTCTCGGCGGGTGTGCCGCTGAAGGCGCCGGTCGCCGGCATCGCCATGGGCCTCATCTCCGACGAGGTGGACGGCAAGACCCAGTACGTGACGCTGACCGACATCCTCGGCGCCGAGGACGCGTTCGGTGACATGGACTTCAAGGTCGCCGGCACGCGGGAGTTCGTCACCGCGCTGCAGCTCGACACCAAGCTCGACGGCATCCCGTCGGACGTGCTGGCCGCCGCGCTGCAGCAGGCGTACGAGGCCCGGCAGACCATCCTCGACGTGATGCAGCGGGCCATCGAGGCTCCGGCCGAGATGTCGGACTACGCCCCGCGGGTCACCACCGTGAAGATCCCGGTCGACAAGATCGGCATGGTGATCGGCCCGAAGGGCCAGACCATCAACGCCATCCAGGACGAGACCGGCGCCGAGATCTCGATCGAGGACGACGGCACCATCTACGTCGGTGCGACCAACGGCCCGTCGGCCCAGGCCGCGGTCGAGCGGATCAACGCGATCGCCAACCCGACGCTGCCGAAGGTCGGCGACCGGTTCCTCGGCACCGTGGTGAAGACCGCCGCGTTCGGCGCCTTCATCTCGCTGCTCCCGGGCCGCGACGGCCTGCTGCACATCTCCAAGGTGGGCGACGGCAAGCGGGTCGAGAAGGTCGAGGACTTCCTCAACGTCGGCGACAAGGTCGAGGTCGAGATCGCCGACATCGACGCCCGCGGCAAGATCTACCTGGACAAGGTCCGCCCGGAGGGCGCCGAGGCGCCGGCCGCGGCCGAGGCCGAGGGCGGCGAGCGTCCGGCCGGCCGGGACCGCGGCGGCGACCGCGGCCCGCGCGACCGCGGCGACCGCGAGCGCGGCGGCGACCGCGGCGGCCGGGGTCCGGAGCGTGGCGAGGGCGGCGAGGGCGGCGGCGAGTCCCGCCCGCGGCGCCGCACCCGGCACAGCTGA
- the rpsO gene encoding 30S ribosomal protein S15: MALDQEAKAKIRAEYATAEGDTGSPEVQVAVLTKRIAELTEHLKVHKHDHHSRRGLLLLVGRRRRLLNYVQKKDINRYRSLIERLGLRR, from the coding sequence ATGGCGCTCGACCAGGAAGCCAAGGCCAAGATCCGTGCGGAGTACGCGACCGCCGAGGGCGACACCGGTTCGCCGGAGGTGCAGGTCGCGGTCCTCACCAAGCGGATCGCCGAGCTCACCGAGCACCTGAAGGTGCACAAGCACGACCACCACAGCCGCCGCGGGCTGCTGCTGCTGGTCGGCCGTCGCCGTCGGCTGCTCAACTACGTCCAGAAGAAGGACATCAACCGCTACCGGTCGCTCATCGAGCGGCTCGGCCTGCGCCGATGA
- the truB gene encoding tRNA pseudouridine(55) synthase TruB, protein MSADGLIVVDKPGGMTSHDVVARIRRLARTRRVGHGGTLDPMATGVLVIGVGRATRLLTYVIGAGKSYTATIRLGQATVTDDAEGDVIASTPAGTVTDEAVRAALAALTGEIDQVPSAVSAIKINGQRAYKRVREGESVELPARRVTISRLDVLAIRRDTPDVVDVDVDVTCSSGTYIRAIARDAGLALGVGGHLTALRRTAVGGFTLAEAATLDALEQRAPDVVNLPLDAAAGRFFPRRDATPEEAKVLSHGGPLDPAGIAGPYAVFGPDGGLIAIVSERDGRARAEIVLAPA, encoded by the coding sequence GTGAGCGCAGACGGTCTGATCGTGGTCGACAAGCCCGGCGGCATGACGTCGCACGACGTGGTGGCCCGCATCCGGCGGCTGGCCCGGACCCGGCGGGTGGGGCACGGCGGCACGCTGGACCCGATGGCCACCGGCGTGCTGGTGATCGGCGTGGGCCGGGCCACCCGGCTGCTCACCTACGTGATCGGCGCCGGCAAGAGCTACACGGCGACGATCCGGCTCGGCCAGGCGACGGTCACCGACGACGCCGAGGGCGACGTGATCGCCAGCACCCCGGCGGGGACGGTCACCGACGAGGCGGTCCGCGCCGCGCTCGCCGCGCTCACCGGCGAGATCGACCAGGTGCCCAGCGCGGTCAGCGCCATCAAGATCAACGGTCAGCGGGCGTACAAGCGGGTGCGCGAGGGGGAGAGCGTCGAGCTGCCGGCCCGGCGGGTGACCATCTCCCGGCTGGACGTGCTGGCGATCCGCCGCGACACCCCGGACGTGGTGGACGTGGACGTCGACGTGACCTGCTCGTCCGGGACGTACATCCGGGCCATCGCCCGGGACGCGGGCCTGGCGCTCGGGGTCGGCGGCCACCTCACGGCGCTGCGCCGCACCGCGGTCGGCGGGTTCACCCTGGCCGAGGCGGCCACCCTCGACGCGCTGGAGCAGCGCGCGCCCGACGTGGTGAACCTGCCGCTGGACGCGGCCGCCGGCCGGTTCTTCCCGCGCCGGGACGCCACGCCCGAGGAGGCGAAGGTGCTCTCCCACGGCGGGCCGCTGGACCCGGCCGGCATCGCCGGGCCGTACGCGGTCTTCGGCCCGGACGGCGGGTTGATCGCTATCGTCAGCGAGCGGGACGGGCGGGCCCGCGCGGAGATCGTGCTGGCCCCCGCCTGA